CTACCCATATCATCGAAATTAACGAAATGGGAATCTCCCACGACGGTGCCGGAGTTGCCCGGCCGCCCAAGTCTTTTACGCCCGGGTGGAACGTGGCGGCCAAGCCCTGCGACTACTGCAGCTCCGCCGCCGCGCTCCTCTTCTGCCACGCACACTCTGCCTTCATGTGCATGGCCTGCGACTCCAAGGTGCACGCTTCTGACGACAAGCATGAGCGGGTCTGGATGTGCGAGGTGTGTGAGCACGCCCCCGCCGCCGTCACTTGCAAGGCGGACGCCGCCGCGCTATGTGTCTCCTGCGATCGCGATATCCACTCCGCCAACCCCCTCGCCCGTCGCCACGAGCGTGTTGCGGTGGTTCCCTTCTACGAGACCGCCGAATCCATGTTGATGACATCATCCGGCGCTGCCAACCTCTCGGTGCCAGTCAGCGGCTCCGCCAGTGACATGTTCGCCGCTCCACCGAGCGACGGAGATTCGTGGGCTTCCACTAACCCGATTTTTGCAACCAAACTTCCGGCGGATACTCCGGTCGACGTAAAATCACTGGAATTCTTCTTCTCGGACTCGGATCAGTTCCTGGATTTCGACAACTACCAAATTTCCTCACAGACTTACGGCGGCGACAGTGTTGTCCCTGTCCAAACAACCATCAAACCGTCGGTCCCCGTTCAGTCAACTCATCAATTCTCGCCGGAAAACCGGTTCGAGATCGACTTCACGAGATCAAGAATCGCTTCTTACAACAGCAACTACACCACCCCATCTCTCAGCCACAGTGTAAGTCCCACTCACCAATCCTCTTTCTCCTCGATTAAACTGTAATTAATTACGATTAATTAAgctaaattataatcaaactCTCAGGTCTCATCATCGTCAATGGACGTCGGAATCGTGCCGGAGGGTAGCTCCATGTCAGAAATATCATCAAGAACAATGAGCACGTCAAGCTTTGATCTAAGCGCAAACCCAGCTCCACAACCAGCCGGACTTGACCGAGAAGCTAGGGTTTTGAGGTACaaggagaagagaaagaacCGCAAATTCGACAAGACCATCCGTTATGCTTCCCGGAAGGCGTACGCGGAAACCCGGCCAAGAATTAAAGGCCGCTTCGCTAAAAGAACCGATTCTGAGTCCGATATCGACGGAATATTCAGCTCCGGCGGTGGTAGTTTCTTCGGCGACGCAAGATACGGAGTGGTCCCGTCTTTCTGACGCCGGCTGAGAGTAATTCTCCGGTGggtattaaattaaatcatatataattgaagcAAAATATGttagtaattaaaattctgGTGCTGTTCTTCATCTGACTGTTGAATTCCAGGGAAATTTGTATCActtctaaattaatattgataaagcTCAGCAACTTTTTTGTTGAAGTGAAGGGCTTTTTGTTTAAGTTTGTTAGTCAACTTTTACTTCAACTTTCTCGCCTTTATTATTGGGGCATTTGATCATACCACCAAaatttctaattcaaattaaatatagacaTATTGAATTAGTTATATCCTAAgtctattttttctataatttttttttgaagtaagaacgataaattattattaattaaaataaattgattataactATTGTCACTATTTAATAAAGATcattacaacaatcatattctaattaataatattgaaataaattaaattcaatcaacACTTACTATTACAGTGACAACAACTACTACACAGAAGAAATATCTATTATACAGTGAAACAACATTCTATGCATATGCGGGTTCAAACCCATATCTCTAAAGTTATGGAGTCGCATTTTCGCCAATTGAGCTATGCCTCGTTAGTTGTACTTGCCTATAATTGACTGGAGATTAATTGCCATATAGACGTActataatgtatataattttaatgtgaCAAgatattaagtaaaaaatttaaaatattataaaaaaatataaattaaatgacaaaaaattttgatcttatcactatttaattattaatgataaaaattaatatataaaataatcattataaataattaacaacaCATATAGAATGACAAACAATTATACTGAAAATAGGTTGAATTGAATGTTACGAATTTATacaatttgtattatatttaatatatacagattatgtgtatatatttaaataaataagtattacgtgtatttgttaatattacaaataaaatataattttctcttcaAAAGAAGTTGGGGTTGGGGTAGGAGGGTAGGGGAAAGTGGATCAAAATCTCTTCTCTGATTGGTTGAGGGGTCATTTTATGTACTAGCTTTACATacgtatttaaat
This Sesamum indicum cultivar Zhongzhi No. 13 linkage group LG5, S_indicum_v1.0, whole genome shotgun sequence DNA region includes the following protein-coding sequences:
- the LOC105162864 gene encoding zinc finger protein CONSTANS-LIKE 5-like; this translates as MGISHDGAGVARPPKSFTPGWNVAAKPCDYCSSAAALLFCHAHSAFMCMACDSKVHASDDKHERVWMCEVCEHAPAAVTCKADAAALCVSCDRDIHSANPLARRHERVAVVPFYETAESMLMTSSGAANLSVPVSGSASDMFAAPPSDGDSWASTNPIFATKLPADTPVDVKSLEFFFSDSDQFLDFDNYQISSQTYGGDSVVPVQTTIKPSVPVQSTHQFSPENRFEIDFTRSRIASYNSNYTTPSLSHSVSSSSMDVGIVPEGSSMSEISSRTMSTSSFDLSANPAPQPAGLDREARVLRYKEKRKNRKFDKTIRYASRKAYAETRPRIKGRFAKRTDSESDIDGIFSSGGGSFFGDARYGVVPSF